In Mycolicibacterium phocaicum, one DNA window encodes the following:
- a CDS encoding DEAD/DEAH box helicase gives MTALTAKTTEEKTFADLGVRDEIVRALAEDGKAHPFAIQELTMPLALAGDDLIGQARTGMGKTLAFGVPLLHRVASDAALPLTGTPRALVVVPTRELCIQVYGDLTMASKHLKAGENGERKLRVEAIYGGRPYEPQIEALQQGVDVIVGTPGRLLDLAQQGHLQLGGLSVLVLDEADEMLDLGFLPDIERILRLTPDSRQAMLFSATMPDPIITLARTFMNQPTHIRAEAPHSAATHDTTKQYVYRAHALDKVEMVSRILQANGRGATMIFTRTKRTAQKVSDELAERGFKVGAVHGDLGQIAREKALKSFRNSDIDVLVATDVAARGIDIDDITHVINYQIPEDEQSYVHRIGRTGRAGKTGIAVTLVDWDELTRWALIDKALNLDCPDPAETYSRSPHLYEELDIPTDVTGSIGASRAKPAKKSASDPELKRESSADKDRPARSRSRSRRRTRAGETATGHVEASGAAEGDTPAEAGAPTGDTPAESTHSGRRRRRRRPSKAGAEAAAVAAPAAE, from the coding sequence ATGACCGCATTGACTGCAAAGACAACCGAAGAAAAAACATTCGCTGACCTCGGCGTTCGGGACGAGATCGTCCGGGCGCTCGCCGAAGACGGCAAGGCCCACCCGTTCGCCATCCAGGAACTGACCATGCCCCTGGCGCTGGCGGGCGACGACCTGATCGGCCAGGCCCGCACCGGCATGGGCAAGACCCTGGCGTTCGGCGTGCCGCTGCTGCACCGCGTCGCCTCTGACGCCGCGCTGCCGCTGACCGGCACCCCCCGCGCGCTCGTCGTCGTCCCCACCCGCGAGCTCTGCATCCAGGTCTACGGCGACCTCACTATGGCCAGCAAACACCTCAAGGCCGGCGAGAACGGGGAACGCAAACTCCGCGTCGAGGCCATCTACGGCGGCCGACCCTACGAGCCGCAGATCGAGGCCCTGCAGCAGGGCGTCGACGTCATCGTCGGCACCCCGGGCCGGCTCCTTGACCTGGCTCAGCAGGGTCACCTGCAGCTCGGTGGCCTGAGCGTCCTGGTCCTCGACGAGGCCGACGAGATGCTGGACCTGGGCTTCCTGCCCGACATCGAGCGCATCCTGCGGCTGACCCCGGACTCCCGCCAGGCCATGCTCTTCTCGGCGACCATGCCGGACCCGATCATCACGCTGGCGCGCACCTTCATGAACCAGCCGACGCACATCCGGGCCGAGGCCCCGCACTCGGCGGCCACCCACGACACCACCAAGCAGTACGTCTACCGCGCCCACGCGCTGGACAAGGTCGAGATGGTCAGCCGCATCCTGCAGGCCAACGGCCGCGGCGCCACCATGATCTTCACCCGCACCAAGCGCACCGCGCAGAAGGTGTCCGACGAGCTCGCCGAGCGCGGCTTCAAGGTCGGCGCCGTCCACGGTGACCTGGGCCAGATCGCCCGCGAGAAGGCGCTCAAGTCCTTCCGCAACAGCGACATCGACGTGCTGGTCGCGACCGACGTCGCCGCCCGCGGCATCGACATCGACGACATCACGCACGTCATCAACTACCAGATCCCCGAGGACGAGCAGTCCTACGTGCACCGGATCGGCCGTACCGGCCGCGCCGGCAAGACCGGTATCGCCGTCACGCTGGTCGACTGGGACGAGCTGACCCGCTGGGCGCTCATCGACAAGGCCCTGAACCTGGACTGCCCGGACCCGGCCGAGACCTACTCGCGCTCGCCGCACCTGTACGAAGAGCTGGACATCCCGACCGATGTCACCGGCTCGATCGGCGCCTCGCGCGCCAAGCCCGCCAAGAAGTCGGCCTCTGACCCCGAGCTCAAGCGCGAGTCGAGCGCCGACAAGGACCGCCCGGCCCGCAGCCGCAGCCGGTCGCGCCGCCGCACCCGCGCCGGGGAAACGGCCACCGGTCATGTCGAGGCGTCCGGTGCCGCCGAGGGCGACACCCCCGCCGAAGCCGGTGCGCCCACCGGCGACACGCCCGCCGAGTCGACCCATTCGGGTCGTCGCCGCCGGCGTCGTCGTCCGAGCAAGGCCGGCGCAGAGGCCGCGGCCGTCGCCGCACCTGCAGCCGAATAG
- a CDS encoding ferritin-like fold-containing protein, giving the protein MPSTSQARPEQTATPVQPAVSGDHPGVNELFALLAYGEVAAFYRLTEEARMAPNLAGRINLARMAAAEMGHFDVLRDALLRRGVDVVPAMTKYAPALENYHRLTTPSTWLEALVKTYVGDALAADFYLEIAGSLPAEAADVVRAVLSETGHSQFVVAEVRAAVGASDRQRHRLALWSRRLLGEAITQAQFVMAEHDELVDLVLSSGEGLTQMTEFFERLQETHKNRVRELGLG; this is encoded by the coding sequence ATGCCTTCGACGTCCCAGGCGCGGCCCGAGCAGACGGCAACTCCGGTGCAGCCGGCGGTGTCCGGCGACCATCCCGGTGTCAACGAGTTGTTCGCCTTGTTGGCCTACGGAGAGGTCGCCGCGTTCTACCGGCTGACCGAGGAGGCGCGCATGGCGCCGAATCTGGCCGGCCGCATCAACCTGGCGCGCATGGCCGCCGCTGAGATGGGGCACTTCGACGTATTGCGCGACGCGCTGCTGCGCCGCGGCGTCGACGTCGTCCCGGCGATGACGAAATACGCTCCGGCACTGGAGAACTACCACCGACTGACCACGCCGAGCACGTGGCTCGAAGCGCTCGTCAAGACGTACGTCGGCGACGCCCTCGCGGCGGATTTCTACCTCGAGATCGCCGGTTCGCTGCCCGCCGAGGCCGCCGACGTGGTGCGCGCGGTGCTGTCGGAAACCGGGCACTCCCAGTTCGTGGTGGCCGAGGTGCGGGCCGCGGTCGGCGCGAGCGACCGGCAGCGGCACCGGCTGGCGTTGTGGTCGCGGCGGCTGCTGGGAGAGGCGATCACCCAGGCGCAGTTCGTGATGGCCGAGCATGACGAGCTCGTCGACCTGGTGCTGTCCAGCGGCGAGGGCCTGACCCAGATGACCGAGTTCTTCGAGCGCCTGCAGGAGACACACAAGAACCGGGTGCGCGAACTCGGCCTCGGCTGA